The proteins below come from a single Mycolicibacterium sp. TY81 genomic window:
- a CDS encoding ABC transporter ATP-binding protein, translating to MIQLTGLTKVFGRKRAVDDLTCSVEPGFVTGFLGPNGAGKSTTMRMIVGLDRPTSGTATVLGKTYHELKHPLRSVGALLDARQVHPNRTARAHLRWLAASNKLPKSRVDEVLNIVGLADVAGKQAGTFSLGMSQRLGIAVALLGDPEVLLFDEPVNGLDPEGIRWIRTLMRDLAAEGRTVLVSSHLLAEMANTADRLLVIGRGQLISSSTMAEFLTSSGSDTIRVRSPQLERLQELLTAQDASAQLADGVLLVRGISTEQVGELAAGHGIVLHELAAQQASLEEAYMRLTDDAVDYRAVGAP from the coding sequence ATGATCCAGCTGACGGGTTTGACAAAGGTTTTCGGGCGCAAGCGTGCCGTCGATGATTTGACCTGTTCGGTCGAGCCCGGTTTCGTCACCGGTTTCCTCGGGCCGAACGGCGCCGGCAAGTCGACGACGATGCGCATGATCGTCGGGCTGGACAGACCGACCTCCGGCACCGCGACGGTGCTCGGCAAGACTTATCACGAACTCAAGCATCCGCTGCGCAGCGTCGGCGCCCTGCTCGATGCCCGTCAGGTGCATCCCAACCGCACGGCCCGCGCCCACCTGCGGTGGCTGGCCGCCAGCAACAAGCTGCCGAAGTCCCGTGTCGACGAAGTGCTGAACATTGTCGGATTGGCCGATGTCGCGGGTAAGCAGGCCGGCACATTCTCGCTCGGGATGTCGCAGCGGTTGGGCATTGCGGTGGCGCTGTTGGGTGATCCCGAAGTGCTGCTGTTCGACGAACCGGTGAACGGGCTGGACCCCGAGGGCATCAGGTGGATTCGGACGCTCATGCGCGACTTGGCAGCTGAGGGCCGGACGGTGTTGGTGTCCAGTCATCTGCTGGCCGAGATGGCGAACACCGCGGACCGGCTGCTGGTGATCGGGCGTGGACAGTTGATCAGCTCGAGCACCATGGCGGAGTTCCTGACCAGCTCCGGGAGCGACACCATCCGGGTGCGTAGCCCCCAGTTGGAGCGTCTTCAAGAGTTGCTGACGGCGCAGGACGCGTCGGCGCAATTGGCGGACGGCGTGCTGCTGGTTCGCGGAATCTCGACGGAGCAGGTGGGGGAGTTGGCTGCCGGCCACGGAATCGTGCTGCACGAACTGGCCGCCCAGCAGGCCTCGTTGGAGGAGGCGTACATGCGACTGACCGACGACGCCGTCGACTACCGGGCAGTGGGTGCGCCATGA
- the thiO gene encoding glycine oxidase ThiO: protein MLAVVGGGVIGLAVARRAALDGWSVRVHRTGDPGASWVAGGMLAPHSEGWPGEQDQLQLGLDSLALWHDGFLDGLPDDVVTARDSLVVAVDRADAADVRTVAEWLAAQGHPVTVTTAARDVEPLLAHGIRHGFRAETELAVDNRLVVEGLIAHCDRLGVQWAGPVESLDETRDADITVLANGIDAPALWPGLPVRPVKGEILRLRWRKGCMPVPQRVIRARVHGRQVYLVPRADGVVAGATQYEHGRDTAPSVTGVRDILDDACAVIPALGEYELAECAAGLRPMTPDGLPIVGWLDDRTLAATGHGRNGFLLSAWTAQRVSELLAGDAREKVALC, encoded by the coding sequence ATGCTTGCTGTCGTCGGCGGCGGCGTCATCGGTCTGGCCGTGGCGCGCCGCGCCGCGCTGGACGGCTGGTCGGTGCGCGTGCACCGGACCGGCGACCCCGGTGCGTCGTGGGTGGCCGGCGGCATGCTCGCGCCGCACTCCGAGGGCTGGCCGGGGGAGCAGGACCAGTTGCAGCTGGGGCTGGACTCCTTGGCGTTGTGGCACGACGGCTTCCTCGACGGCCTGCCCGACGACGTGGTGACGGCCCGCGACTCGCTGGTGGTGGCGGTCGACCGGGCAGATGCCGCCGACGTGCGTACCGTCGCCGAATGGCTGGCGGCGCAGGGGCATCCCGTCACGGTGACCACTGCCGCGCGCGACGTCGAACCGCTGCTGGCGCACGGGATTCGGCACGGCTTCCGCGCGGAGACCGAACTGGCCGTCGACAACCGGCTGGTCGTCGAGGGTCTGATCGCGCACTGCGACCGCCTGGGTGTGCAGTGGGCCGGCCCGGTGGAGTCACTGGACGAGACGCGCGACGCCGACATCACCGTGCTGGCCAACGGCATCGACGCCCCGGCGCTGTGGCCCGGGTTGCCGGTGCGTCCGGTGAAGGGCGAGATTCTGCGGCTGCGGTGGCGCAAGGGCTGTATGCCGGTGCCGCAGAGGGTGATTCGCGCCCGGGTGCACGGCCGGCAGGTGTATCTGGTGCCCCGTGCGGACGGTGTGGTCGCGGGTGCCACGCAGTACGAGCACGGCCGCGACACCGCGCCTTCGGTCACCGGCGTGCGGGACATTCTTGATGACGCCTGCGCGGTGATACCCGCGCTCGGCGAATACGAACTGGCCGAATGCGCTGCGGGACTGCGGCCGATGACTCCGGACGGGCTGCCGATCGTGGGCTGGCTCGATGACCGCACCCTGGCGGCCACCGGTCACGGTCGCAACGGTTTTCTGCTGTCCGCGTGGACCGCGCAACGGGTTTCGGAACTGCTGGCCGGCGATGCGAGAGAGAAGGTGGCACTGTGCTGA
- a CDS encoding thiazole synthase produces MRIADREFGSRLIMGTGGAANLSILEEALVASGTELTTVAMRRVDAETGTGVLDLLNKLGIAALPNTAGCRGAAEAVLTAQLAREALQTNWVKLEVIADERTLLPDAIELVCAAEQLVDDGFVVLPYTNDDPVLARRLEDTGCAAVMPLGAPIGTGLGISNPHNIEMIVAAAGVPVILDAGIGTASDAALAMELGCDAVLLATAVTRASDPPMMAAAMAAAVTAGRLASRAGRVPKRFWAQASSPAL; encoded by the coding sequence TTGCGCATCGCCGACCGGGAATTCGGTTCCCGGCTCATCATGGGTACCGGCGGTGCGGCGAATCTGTCGATCCTGGAGGAGGCGCTCGTCGCCTCGGGCACCGAGCTGACCACGGTCGCGATGCGGCGCGTCGATGCCGAAACCGGCACCGGCGTACTCGATCTGCTGAACAAGCTCGGCATCGCGGCATTGCCCAACACCGCCGGCTGTCGTGGTGCGGCCGAAGCAGTGCTGACGGCCCAGCTGGCGCGCGAGGCGTTGCAGACCAACTGGGTGAAACTCGAAGTGATCGCCGACGAGCGCACTCTGCTGCCCGATGCGATCGAATTGGTCTGCGCCGCAGAGCAATTGGTGGACGACGGCTTCGTCGTCCTGCCCTACACCAACGACGACCCGGTACTGGCGCGGCGTTTGGAGGACACCGGCTGCGCGGCGGTGATGCCGTTGGGCGCGCCGATCGGCACGGGGCTGGGCATCTCCAACCCGCACAACATCGAGATGATCGTCGCGGCCGCCGGGGTGCCGGTGATCCTCGACGCCGGCATCGGCACGGCGAGCGATGCCGCTCTGGCCATGGAACTGGGTTGCGACGCAGTGCTTCTCGCGACCGCGGTGACCCGGGCCTCGGACCCGCCGATGATGGCCGCCGCCATGGCCGCCGCGGTCACCGCGGGCCGGCTGGCGTCACGGGCCGGCCGCGTGCCCAAGCGGTTCTGGGCCCAGGCGTCCAGCCCGGCGCTATGA
- the thiS gene encoding sulfur carrier protein ThiS, producing the protein MLITVNNESVEIREGTTVAELIGTLGFPDKGIAVAVDWTVLPRSEWDDVVAEGAKIEVVTAVQGG; encoded by the coding sequence GTGCTGATCACGGTCAACAACGAGAGCGTGGAGATTCGCGAAGGCACCACGGTAGCCGAATTGATTGGCACACTGGGCTTTCCGGACAAGGGCATCGCCGTCGCCGTCGACTGGACGGTGCTGCCGCGGTCGGAGTGGGACGACGTCGTGGCCGAGGGCGCCAAGATCGAGGTCGTGACGGCGGTGCAAGGTGGCTGA
- a CDS encoding NUDIX hydrolase produces MQGDGDGWVLAADGSHFWGRHGAAGLLLRAPQPGGGAAVLLQYRAPWSHQGGTWALPGGARDSHETVEEAAVREAYEEAGLRAEQLTVRTTVVTAIALGEVWTYTTVIADAPEQLETVPNRESVELRWVSEDDVASLPLHPGFAASWEQLRSVTAGIPLSS; encoded by the coding sequence GTGCAGGGCGACGGTGACGGATGGGTGCTCGCGGCTGACGGCTCCCACTTCTGGGGTCGCCACGGCGCGGCCGGACTTCTGCTGCGGGCGCCGCAGCCGGGTGGCGGAGCGGCGGTGCTGCTGCAGTACCGCGCGCCGTGGAGCCATCAGGGCGGCACCTGGGCACTGCCGGGTGGCGCGCGCGACAGCCACGAGACCGTCGAGGAGGCCGCGGTCCGCGAGGCCTATGAAGAGGCCGGCCTGCGGGCCGAGCAGCTGACGGTCCGGACCACGGTCGTCACCGCGATCGCGCTCGGCGAGGTGTGGACCTACACCACGGTGATCGCCGACGCGCCCGAACAACTCGAGACGGTGCCCAACCGCGAGAGCGTCGAACTGCGGTGGGTCTCCGAGGACGACGTCGCGTCGTTGCCGCTGCATCCCGGATTCGCCGCCAGCTGGGAACAGCTGCGCAGTGTGACGGCGGGTATCCCGCTCAGTTCGTGA
- the thiE gene encoding thiamine phosphate synthase, producing MSKATQRLQSASLYLCTDARRERGDLAEFADAALAGGVDIIQLRDKGSAGEARFGPLEAKQELEALEVLADAARRHGALFAVNDRADIARGAHADVLHLGQDDLPLQLARDIVGPDPLFGRSTHDEQQLAVSVTEDVDYFCVGPCWPTPTKPGRTAPGLDLVRAAAATGTDKPWFAIGGIDLARVPEVVAAGARRIVVVRAITAAEDPAAAARALKQALPVTN from the coding sequence GTGTCTAAAGCCACCCAGCGTCTGCAGTCCGCTTCCCTCTATCTGTGCACCGACGCCCGCCGGGAGCGCGGTGACCTGGCCGAGTTCGCCGACGCGGCACTCGCCGGCGGCGTGGACATCATCCAGTTGCGCGACAAGGGCTCGGCCGGTGAGGCGCGGTTCGGCCCGCTCGAGGCCAAGCAGGAACTCGAAGCGCTCGAGGTACTCGCCGACGCCGCCCGCCGGCACGGCGCGCTGTTCGCGGTGAACGACCGCGCCGACATCGCCCGCGGCGCGCACGCCGACGTGCTGCACCTGGGCCAGGACGATCTGCCGCTGCAGCTGGCCCGCGACATCGTCGGGCCCGATCCGTTGTTCGGCCGCTCGACGCACGACGAGCAACAGCTGGCCGTCTCGGTGACCGAGGACGTCGACTACTTCTGCGTCGGCCCGTGCTGGCCGACGCCGACCAAGCCGGGCCGCACCGCGCCCGGCCTGGATCTGGTCCGGGCGGCGGCCGCGACCGGGACCGACAAACCCTGGTTCGCCATCGGCGGCATCGACCTGGCGCGGGTCCCCGAGGTGGTGGCCGCCGGTGCGCGGCGCATCGTGGTGGTCCGGGCGATCACCGCGGCCGAGGACCCGGCCGCGGCGGCCCGGGCACTCAAGCAAGCGCTGCCGGTCACGAACTGA
- a CDS encoding ABC transporter permease translates to MTINAERIKLQTTRSPIWLILAVVVLGLGFAAIQAAALGPHGVLKPERAAIGVSVFGVPVLMILSAMSVTGEYRSGMIRTTFLATPNRAWALAAKAIVMAALSAVVTALMVAGSIAFAASLVTAEQGNELSFASTEVWRAIGAMSLYAVLGAVLAVGLGGLLRHAAAVVAVVVLMPFVVEPVLGALPQVGARVGPWLPFGNAYTFTKTPWFQTFSLWWGPAGAALYFAAVAAAVFMLALVVVTRRDP, encoded by the coding sequence ATGACCATCAACGCCGAACGGATCAAGCTGCAGACCACGCGATCGCCGATCTGGCTCATCCTGGCGGTGGTGGTTCTGGGGCTGGGTTTCGCCGCGATCCAGGCGGCCGCGCTGGGTCCCCACGGGGTGCTCAAGCCGGAGCGGGCGGCCATCGGCGTCAGTGTCTTCGGCGTGCCGGTGCTGATGATCCTGTCCGCGATGTCGGTCACCGGTGAATACCGCTCCGGCATGATCCGCACGACGTTCCTGGCCACCCCCAACAGAGCGTGGGCGCTGGCGGCGAAAGCGATTGTGATGGCGGCGCTTTCCGCTGTCGTCACCGCGCTCATGGTGGCGGGTTCGATCGCGTTCGCGGCGTCATTGGTGACCGCCGAGCAGGGGAATGAGTTGTCCTTCGCGAGCACCGAGGTATGGCGCGCCATCGGTGCGATGTCCCTGTATGCCGTGCTGGGAGCGGTTCTGGCAGTCGGACTGGGTGGCTTGTTGCGGCACGCCGCGGCAGTGGTCGCAGTGGTGGTGTTGATGCCGTTCGTCGTGGAGCCGGTGCTCGGCGCGCTGCCTCAGGTCGGCGCACGAGTCGGGCCGTGGCTGCCCTTCGGGAACGCGTACACCTTCACCAAGACCCCCTGGTTCCAGACGTTCTCGTTGTGGTGGGGGCCCGCCGGCGCGGCCCTCTACTTCGCCGCGGTTGCGGCGGCGGTGTTCATGCTGGCGCTCGTGGTGGTCACCCGCCGCGATCCGTAG
- a CDS encoding M28 family peptidase — protein MVRTSAALALVLAVGISACGRPAPAADDLAAELAKSVTVEATTGHLAKLQAIADANGGNRAFGTPGYDASVDYVADALRAKGFDVATPDMEVKVAYNNTPELTVAGSRIPARALEYSVGTPGLTAPLVPIKGGPGSGCNSADYDGLPIKGAFALVDRGTCPFAMKEATAAIHGAVALVVADNKDDVDDTGVPARGGTLGAKATVKIPVVLIPKAAGARLRAAPGPVTLKLDAGVRVEHTRNVIAQTKTGSVHDVVMVGAHLDSVKEGPGINDNGSGVAAVLETALQLGSTPNIANAVRFAFWGAEEEGTIGSERYIESLDVEALKDIALYLNFDMIASDNAGYFSYDGNLSGPPRPDDLVPRIPEGSAGIDRTFTAYLSDAGKKPQDYPFNGRSDYDAFTKAGIPAGGLGTGDEENMNEEQARLWGGTAGKPFDSNYHKKTDDLAHINRTAMDIMGRGVAFGVGRYAQDLGGRNGVPVRDDRTRHVVSAS, from the coding sequence ATGGTCCGCACCTCCGCCGCGCTCGCGCTCGTATTGGCGGTCGGTATCTCGGCGTGTGGGCGACCGGCGCCCGCGGCTGATGACCTCGCCGCCGAGCTGGCCAAGAGCGTGACGGTCGAGGCGACGACCGGTCACCTGGCCAAGCTGCAGGCCATCGCCGACGCCAACGGTGGGAACCGGGCGTTCGGTACACCTGGTTACGACGCGAGTGTGGACTACGTGGCGGATGCGCTGCGCGCCAAGGGGTTCGACGTCGCCACCCCGGATATGGAAGTCAAGGTGGCGTACAACAACACGCCCGAACTGACCGTCGCCGGCAGCCGGATACCGGCGCGGGCGCTGGAGTATTCGGTCGGCACGCCGGGGCTCACCGCGCCGCTGGTGCCGATCAAGGGCGGTCCCGGATCAGGCTGCAACAGTGCCGATTACGACGGCCTGCCGATCAAGGGTGCGTTCGCGCTGGTGGACCGCGGCACGTGCCCCTTCGCGATGAAGGAAGCGACCGCGGCGATCCACGGCGCCGTCGCGCTCGTGGTGGCCGACAACAAGGACGATGTCGACGACACGGGTGTCCCCGCACGCGGGGGCACGCTGGGCGCCAAGGCGACGGTGAAGATTCCCGTGGTGCTGATCCCGAAGGCGGCCGGGGCTCGACTGCGGGCCGCGCCGGGGCCGGTGACCCTGAAGCTCGATGCCGGTGTGCGGGTTGAGCACACCCGCAACGTGATTGCCCAGACGAAGACGGGTTCCGTGCATGACGTGGTGATGGTCGGCGCGCATCTGGACAGCGTCAAGGAGGGGCCCGGGATCAACGACAACGGGTCAGGGGTGGCCGCGGTCCTGGAGACGGCACTCCAGTTGGGCAGTACCCCGAACATCGCCAACGCGGTGCGGTTCGCGTTCTGGGGTGCCGAGGAGGAGGGCACGATCGGCTCTGAGCGCTACATCGAATCCCTCGACGTCGAGGCGCTCAAAGACATTGCGCTGTATCTGAATTTCGACATGATCGCCTCGGATAACGCCGGTTACTTCAGCTATGACGGCAACCTGTCCGGTCCGCCACGGCCCGACGACTTGGTGCCGCGCATCCCCGAGGGCTCGGCCGGTATCGATCGCACCTTCACGGCGTATCTGTCCGATGCGGGGAAGAAGCCGCAGGACTACCCCTTCAACGGACGGTCGGACTACGACGCCTTCACCAAGGCCGGTATCCCGGCGGGCGGACTGGGCACCGGCGACGAGGAAAACATGAACGAAGAGCAGGCCCGGCTCTGGGGCGGTACCGCCGGAAAACCTTTCGACTCCAACTACCACAAGAAGACGGACGACTTGGCGCACATCAACCGCACGGCAATGGACATCATGGGCCGTGGAGTGGCTTTCGGGGTGGGTCGGTACGCCCAGGATTTGGGTGGCCGCAACGGCGTTCCGGTCCGCGATGACCGGACCCGGCACGTGGTCTCGGCATCATGA
- a CDS encoding HTTM domain-containing protein: MTISVDRYLNAAVAKMGESSRDAVRAWRSFWFRTEPGYTLGIIRIAFGVLAFLWSLELGIDLYDKFGVDGIVPEAPTYPFLWGLFYVYQSHQAFLIGWIVLMVASIVMTFGWHSRLASIVVFVLIMSFERRNPWIFNSGDALIRILSLYLALSPCGAALSLDQRRQMGTFWSAQKIKMWPLRLLQVQVSIIYIGTVISKLHGDTWQNGTAVSYTLRLDDMLILPTPHWMANTPLVANAMTWGTLLIEFAIGVLVWNKRWRTRVLIAGVFLHLTIMLTMVVGFFSMAMFVLYLSFVPWERSRAIALDFRRRVWSVMRRKDSAEAMAVGTADPDDGRDAAAAGNLPDSPSPADVVEDGQAFGRRDPGMAAAPADVTKTGSVPAAPRDTDAPAVLS, encoded by the coding sequence GTGACTATCTCGGTCGATCGGTACTTGAACGCTGCGGTTGCGAAGATGGGTGAGTCGAGTCGCGACGCGGTGCGTGCCTGGCGCTCCTTCTGGTTCCGTACTGAGCCGGGATACACCCTCGGCATCATCCGTATTGCCTTCGGTGTCTTGGCTTTTCTGTGGTCACTGGAACTGGGCATCGATTTGTACGACAAATTCGGTGTCGACGGGATCGTGCCGGAAGCGCCGACGTACCCGTTCTTGTGGGGCTTGTTCTACGTCTACCAGAGCCACCAGGCGTTCTTGATCGGCTGGATCGTGTTGATGGTGGCGTCGATCGTCATGACCTTCGGCTGGCACAGCCGACTCGCATCGATCGTGGTTTTCGTCCTGATCATGTCATTCGAGCGGCGTAACCCCTGGATCTTCAATTCAGGCGACGCATTGATCCGCATTCTGTCGCTGTATTTGGCGCTGTCGCCGTGCGGTGCGGCGCTGTCGCTGGATCAGCGGCGCCAGATGGGGACCTTCTGGTCTGCGCAAAAGATCAAGATGTGGCCGTTGCGGCTCCTGCAGGTTCAAGTTTCGATCATCTACATCGGGACCGTGATCTCGAAGCTGCATGGCGACACCTGGCAGAACGGAACCGCAGTTTCATACACGCTGCGGCTCGACGACATGCTCATTCTGCCCACACCACATTGGATGGCCAACACCCCGCTGGTGGCAAATGCCATGACCTGGGGCACTCTGCTGATTGAGTTTGCGATCGGCGTGCTGGTGTGGAATAAGCGTTGGCGCACAAGGGTATTGATCGCCGGTGTATTCCTTCACCTGACGATCATGCTGACCATGGTGGTCGGGTTCTTCTCCATGGCGATGTTCGTGCTGTACCTCTCGTTCGTGCCGTGGGAGCGGTCGAGGGCCATCGCGCTGGACTTCAGGCGGCGCGTTTGGTCGGTGATGCGACGGAAGGATTCGGCCGAGGCGATGGCCGTGGGTACAGCCGACCCTGATGACGGTCGCGATGCCGCCGCGGCCGGGAATCTGCCTGATTCTCCGTCGCCCGCGGACGTGGTCGAGGACGGTCAGGCCTTTGGCCGCCGGGACCCTGGCATGGCGGCCGCGCCAGCCGATGTGACCAAGACAGGAAGTGTGCCCGCTGCACCGCGGGATACCGACGCGCCGGCGGTGCTCTCGTAA
- a CDS encoding SGNH/GDSL hydrolase family protein, with the protein MTARYVALGSSMAAGPGIAPGAPGAPKRSGRSAVNYPHLVADRLGYDLVDVTFSGATTAHVLTERQFGEPPQVDALDGSESLVTITIGGNDAGYVPMLGAACLPRFLRSVPIFGALLRGQLDATAREQALEAVGESLKTVGREVRRRAPQARVLFVDYLTLLPPAGVPAPPIGAADADLGRHIAARLAELTAVAAADTGCELVPVAAASREHHAWSADPWTTAFHLPLPGRVAPLHPNAAGMRAVAQMVIERVSCA; encoded by the coding sequence ATGACCGCACGGTACGTCGCCCTCGGTAGTTCGATGGCCGCCGGACCCGGCATCGCGCCGGGCGCTCCGGGGGCGCCGAAGCGATCCGGCAGGTCGGCGGTCAACTACCCGCACCTGGTCGCCGACCGCCTCGGTTATGACCTTGTCGACGTGACGTTTTCGGGTGCCACCACCGCCCACGTGCTCACCGAACGGCAGTTCGGCGAGCCGCCGCAGGTGGACGCGCTCGACGGATCGGAGTCGCTGGTCACCATCACCATCGGCGGCAACGACGCCGGTTATGTGCCGATGCTCGGGGCCGCCTGCCTGCCCCGGTTCCTGCGGTCGGTGCCCATCTTCGGTGCATTGCTGCGCGGGCAACTCGATGCGACGGCGCGTGAGCAGGCCCTCGAAGCCGTGGGTGAATCGTTGAAAACCGTTGGGCGAGAAGTACGTCGACGTGCACCGCAGGCCCGGGTGCTGTTCGTCGACTACCTGACGCTGCTGCCGCCGGCCGGTGTGCCTGCGCCACCCATCGGTGCGGCCGATGCCGATCTGGGTCGACACATCGCCGCCCGGCTGGCCGAGCTGACGGCCGTGGCCGCCGCGGACACGGGGTGTGAACTGGTGCCGGTCGCCGCCGCCAGCCGTGAGCACCATGCGTGGTCCGCCGATCCCTGGACCACGGCGTTTCATCTGCCCCTGCCGGGCCGGGTAGCGCCGCTACATCCCAATGCCGCGGGTATGCGCGCCGTCGCGCAGATGGTGATCGAACGCGTATCGTGCGCCTGA